One Anopheles merus strain MAF unplaced genomic scaffold, AmerM5.1 LNR4000009, whole genome shotgun sequence genomic window, AAGCCGTCATCACCAGGATAAATCTTCAGCACTCGGCCGAAGCGCCATTTGAGAGGGGGAAGGTTGTCCTCCTTCAGCAGGACCATAGTGCCCTCCCGAACGTTGTCTCGCCTTGAAGTCCACCGGGTACGCGGATGCAAACCAGACAAGTAGTCTCGATTCCATCGCTTCCAAATCCGCCGAACATACTCCTGCAATTGTTGATAGCGGTCCAGGCGGTTGCCTGGAATCTCAGCATAAGATGGCTCAGGGACCGATGCAAGCGCccgttgaatcaaaaaatgaCCCGGTGTCAGAATTTCCAGGTCCTCTGGATCGTTGGAAAGTGCAGTTAACGGTCGCGAGTTCAAACAAGCCTCCACTTGAACTAAGATAGTTTCCAGGTCGTCTCGCCGCAAGATACTGGATCCTATCGTCGCCTTGAGATGCCGTTTAAGCGACTTCACTGCGGCCTCCCAGATCCCACCGAAATGGGGTGACCGCGGAGGGATGAAGTTGAAGGTGATCCCTTCCGTTCCGCAGTAAGTTGTAACAGCAtcctgatgttgttgtttctggaACAGCTCATACATCTCCTTGAGCGCTCGATCAGCTCCCCGGAAATTTTTGGCGTTGTCGCACTGGATTACGGATGGTTTACCGCGACGAGCTATGAAACGCTTCAATGTAGAAATGAAGGCTGGAGTAGACAAATCGGCAATAAGCTCCACATGTACTGCTTTGATCACAAGACAGACGAAAACAGCAACATAGCATTTGATTGGAGCAGCCTTCTTGTTGGTTTGTCTATAGAATAATGGACCACACAGATCCACACCAGTGTTGTAGAATGGGAGAACTGGGTTTACGCGTTCGCTGGGCAAATCTCCCATGATTTGCTCTGCCGTTGTTGGTTTGGATCGGAAACAACTTACACACTCATATACGACCTTTCGTGCCAGGTTGCGTACGCGAAGGGGCCAGAATCTCTCACGCAGGCTAGATATGAGCTCTTGTTGTCCCGCATGCAGATATTGTCGATGATAAGAACGCGCAATCAGTAGGGTCAATGGGTGAGAAAACGCTAAAATTATCGAATGTTTGCGTTCATACGAAACAGGCGCGTTTCGCAAACGACCACCCATACGTAGGATACCCTCTTTCAGAATAGGTGTTAGCGTTTTCAGTTTTGAGTTCGGCTTGACCGCTCCAGTTTGACGAACATCCCGAAGCTCCTCAGCAAAGGTTTCTTGTTGGGCCAGACAAACGAGCGTTAGAGACGCTGACACTAATTCATCTATTTTTAGAAACCCCTTTCGTAGATTTCCGCGGTGTGTCGGTTGACAATTGTACATGAATCGCAGCAGATATGCCGTAAGTCGCACCAATTTTTCGTAAGATGAAGAAAGATCGAATAGAAAATTTGGCGGTACCTGTTGAGATGTggctacaatcgatcgctctTCCAAATCTTCCGAGGAAATTTCAGTATTGGGTTTGTTCGTAGGCCAAGCTTGACTTGGAAGATGCAACCATGAGGGCCCTTGCCACCAAAGTTGGGAATCCATGAGCTGCAAAGGCATCATTCCCCTGGAAATAATGTCAGCTGGATTGTGCTCGCTGGCCACATAACTCCAAGGCATCTTGTAGGTTTGGTGCTGGATTTCCGCAACTCGGTTCGCAACGAACTGTTTCCAACGGGAAGGACTGCTTGAAAGCCAATGAAGAACTATCGTTGAATCAACCCAGAAGTTGATTTTAAGCTCCAATTTCACCCCTTGCTTCACCTTCTGCCATAAGTGTGATAGTAACAACGCTCCCGACAACTCGAGCCGTGGAAGGGACacgtttttcttccgtttGGTATTAGGTATCGGTGCCACCTTTGACTTAGCACATAGCAACCGTACTGAGACTTGGCCATCGGACGATTCTGCTCGTATGTAGATACAGGCGCCATAAGCCCGTAGGGAAGCATCACTAAATCCGTGAGCTTCAATTCGCACTGTTCCACCAATTGCTCGTCGTGGAATTGTCAAGCTAGTCAGATCAGCGAGTTGTTCTCTGAAGCGCAACCAGAATTGTTGCCGTTCAGACTCCAAAGGTTCATCCCAGGTATTTTCGTTCTTCCAGAGCTCCTGCATGAAACACTTTGCTACTACAATGACTGGTCCTAACAGTCCAAGAGGATCGAACAACTTAGCTGAGTCTGATAACGCAATGCGTTTGGTGATGATTTCTGATTCCTTCCAACCAGGCACACTAAACCCTAGCTGGTCCGATGATGGCATCCATCTTAAACCCAAAGCCTTGATGGATGTGCTGCGATCGATGTTCAAAACATCTCCCTCGATTTGTAGTTCAGCTGGTATTTGCTCCAGTAACTCAGACGAGTTTGAAGCCCATTTGCGCAGGTGAAATCCTGCCGATTGTAGCAGCTGATTTATTTCGCTGCAAATAATCCGGCCATCTTCAACAGATTCCACACCGGTGATCATGTCATCCATGTAAAAATCTTGCTCGAGGACCTTGGATGCCCTGGGATATCTTGTTTCTCCTTCTTTAGCCAACGCTTGCAGACAACGGGTGGCCAAGTAAGGTGCGCAGGCTGTGCCGTACGTAACGGTTTTCAGCTGATAGATGCGAATTCTATCATCAGCAGATTCTTTCCACAGGATGCGTTGAAGTGGACGATCGGATTCCTTCACCCAAATTTGGCgatacattttttcaatgtcaGCCAAAATCGCAAATCTGGGTACTCTAAATCGGAGTAACAACGACAAAAGATCATCTTGCACTGAAGGTCCCACCATCAGTGCATCGTTGAGGGATACCCCTGTATCAGTAGAACTGGATGCATCAAATACGACTCTTAGCTTAGTCGTGAGGCTGTCGGGTCGTACTACACAATGATGCGGCATGTAATATGTCTTTCCAATGTCATGGCGGTCAGATGGAATTTCTTCCATGTGTCCTAGATCGAGATACTCCTGTAGGAATTTAGAATATTCCTGCTTCAATTTCGAGTCGATATTTAATCGCCTACAGAGCGATTGTAGCCGCTGTGATGCAGCTTCATAAGAGTCACCTAGTTGATTAAGCCTTTCAGTACGCGTTGGTAAGGCTACCACGAAACGGCCTTCGTGGTCTCGTGAAGTTGTTTGTACAAATGCTGCCTCACACTCAGCTTCCTCGACGGATAACATCGCAGGGGAGTAGCAGCCTTCCAGTTCCCAAAACCGGCTTAGTTGGTCATTCAGCGTCATGACGTTGAGCACTAAGGAAGAGTGTGTTAGACCTTGGCTTACCTGACCTGAGACAATCCAACCCAGCTCCGTGTTTTGCAGTAGTAGTTTTGGGCTATTCAACCGAAGAATGTTACCCAAAAGTAGATCGTTGTAACCTTCTCGCCCAATAAGTAGATCAATTGGCCCTGGCTCATAGAAATGAGGATCCGCCAACGTCACTCCCTTCGGTAGGTTCAATCCTTCCGGATTGACTGCATGTGCTGGCTGGTCCCACGTCACTTCTCGCAGCACATGGAACTTCCAGCTTGCCTTGAAGGTAGAGCAGTGAGAGTGGATAGCAAGGCTCACAGAATGATGAGACGAATGCTGTGCCTTCCCTATTCCACCAAGCAGATGATGCTCGTTCCTCTTCTGGACTCTCAACAGCTGTACCAATCGTTCCGTAACAATGTTGATCTGTGAACCTCCATCCAGTAAAGCTCGAGCCCAGATACGTGTTCCGTCAACATTCACTACTTGTACCATTGCTGTTGGTAACAGgattattttttcgaaattgtTGCGCGCACAATGTTGAACAATAGAAGCCGGTGTAGCTGCTTCTGCATTTGATGTAGACGGCAGTGATGACGCTGATGCTAATGACGACTGATCAATTGGAGAATTCGGTTTGTGAAGCATCGTATGATGATTTCGCTGACATACACGGCAAGATCCGGACGAACAATCCTTTCGCTGATGACCCGCCGACAAACAGTTAAAACACAACTGTCCGTTCCTCACTAGCTCGTGTCGCTTTTCCACAGATGCATTGCGAAACACTTCGCACAGGTACGCAGCATGTGAAGCCCTTTTGCAGAATGAACAAACCTTTGTGGCCAGCTTAACCACGCTGTACACTTCGTTGCGGGTTTTCATTCTGCCTCcagctgttgttgcttcacTTGTTCGATTCCTGTCTGGAGCCATGGCTTGCAAAACAGTTGCTTGGCTGCGAAGGAATTTCATGATCTCGTCATACGTGGGAACATTGGTTGAGCTATGAtgtatttcccattgtttaaGTGTGGCCAGGTCTAATTTAGAGCAGACCATGTGAGCTAAGAGCACGCTCCATCCTTCCGTGGCCACTCCCATTCTAGTCGTCATTTTAACACCACGCTCAAAACTGTCAATTAAAGAAATCAGTGATTCGTATGATTCCTTTTTCATGTGTGGTATcgcaaataatccatcaagATATCGTTTCACCactagctttttgttttcgaatcGCGATTTCAATACTTCCCAGGCAACAGAATAATTTGCGTCGGTGATTTCGATGTCTCCTACTACGTTAAGAGCATCCTTTTGAAGAGAGCCTTTTAAGTATCGTAGCTTGTCTACGTCGGCTAAATTCTTATTGCGATCAATAAGACTGAGAAAGGCATCTCGAAACGGTAACCAATCTTCCATCTTTCCATCAAAAGTTGGCAAGCGCATTTCGggaagttttgtgtgtggcatGGTATCGCGTGTTGGTGTGGAAACTACACTTGATGACAAGTTTC contains:
- the LOC121600874 gene encoding uncharacterized protein LOC121600874; this encodes MVQVVNVDGTRIWARALLDGGSQINIVTERLVQLLRVQKRNEHHLLGGIGKAQHSSHHSVSLAIHSHCSTFKASWKFHVLREVTWDQPAHAVNPEGLNLPKGVTLADPHFYEPGPIDLLIGREGYNDLLLGNILRLNSPKLLLQNTELGWIVSGQVSQGLTHSSLVLNVMTLNDQLSRFWELEGCYSPAMLSVEEAECEAAFVQTTSRDHEGRFVVALPTRTERLNQLGDSYEAASQRLQSLCRRLNIDSKLKQEYSKFLQEYLDLGHMEEIPSDRHDIGKTYYMPHHCVVRPDSLTTKLRVVFDASSSTDTGVSLNDALMVGPSVQDDLLSLLLRFRVPRFAILADIEKMYRQIWVKESDRPLQRILWKESADDRIRIYQLKTVTYGTACAPYLATRCLQALAKEGETRYPRASKVLEQDFYMDDMITGVESVEDGRIICSEINQLLQSAGFHLRKWASNSSELLEQIPAELQIEGDVLNIDRSTSIKALGLRWMPSSDQLGFSVPGWKESEIITKRIALSDSAKLFDPLGLLGPVIVVAKCFMQELWKNENTWDEPLESERQQFWLRFREQLADLTSLTIPRRAIGGTVRIEAHGFSDASLRAYGACIYIRAESSDGQVSVRLLCAKSKVAPIPNTKRKKNVSLPRLELSGALLLSHLWQKVKQGVKLELKINFWVDSTIVLHWLSSSPSRWKQFVANRVAEIQHQTYKMPWSYVASEHNPADIISRGMMPLQLMDSQLWWQGPSWLHLPSQAWPTNKPNTEISSEDLEERSIVATSQQVPPNFLFDLSSSYEKLVRLTAYLLRFMYNCQPTHRGNLRKGFLKIDELVSASLTLVCLAQQETFAEELRDVRQTGAVKPNSKLKTLTPILKEGILRMGGRLRNAPVSYERKHSIILAFSHPLTLLIARSYHRQYLHAGQQELISSLRERFWPLRVRNLARKVVYECVSCFRSKPTTAEQIMGDLPSERVNPVLPFYNTGVDLCGPLFYRQTNKKAAPIKCYVAVFVCLVIKAVHVELIADLSTPAFISTLKRFIARRGKPSVIQCDNAKNFRGADRALKEMYELFQKQQHQDAVTTYCGTEGITFNFIPPRSPHFGGIWEAAVKSLKRHLKATIGSSILRRDDLETILVQVEACLNSRPLTALSNDPEDLEILTPGHFLIQRALASVPEPSYAEIPGNRLDRYQQLQEYVRRIWKRWNRDYLSGLHPRTRWTSRRDNVREGTMVLLKEDNLPPLKWRFGRVLKIYPGDDGLVRVVDVKTKDGIYRRAITKICILPGQKEDREVS